From Demequina capsici:
CCGCGTTGAACGCGATCGCCATGCCGTCGCCGGTGAGCGTGTGTGCGTTGGAGGTGGTCTTGAAGACCTTCCCGGCGCCCCCCGTCGCGAAGATCACGGACTTCCCGCGGAACGTGTGGATCTCCCCGGTCGCGAGCTCGTAGGCGACGACGCCGGCGACCGACACGTCGTCACCGCTCGGGGTCGACTGCGGGTCCTTGTCGAGGATCAGGTCGAGCACGTAGAACTCGTTGAAGAACTCGACCTCCTGCTTCACGCACTGCTGGTACAGCGTCTGCAGGATCATGTGCCCGGTGCGGTCTGCCGAGTAGCAGGCACGACGCACGGCGGCCTCGCCGTGGTTGCGGGTGTGGCCGCCGAATCGGCGCTGATCCACGTGGCCGTCCTCGGTGCGGTTGAACGGCAGCCCCATGTTCTCGAGGTCAAGCACGGCCTGGATGGCCTCGTTGCACAGGATCTCCGCGGCGTCCTGGTCCACCAGGTAGTCGCCGCCCTTGATCGTGTCGAATGTGTGCCACTCGGCGTTGTCGTCCTCGACGTTGCTGAGCGCCGCCGCGATGCCGCCCTGGGCGGCGCCCGTGTGCGAGCGGGTCGGGTAGAGCTTCGAGATCACCGCGGTGCGCGCCCGCGTGGAGCTCTCGAGGGCGGCACGCATGCCGGCGCCACCGGCGCCGACGATGACGACGTCGTACTCGTGAAGGGTCATCGAATTTCCTCGCAAGATCAGCCAGCGACGCTGGCGCAGAAGCCGGGCAGCAGGGACGGGTCGGCGTCGACGGGACACGGGTCGAAGGTCCAGATCACCAGCGAGCCGAGGACGATGACGGCCACCACCGCCACGCCCAGCACGCTGTGCAGCACCTTGCGCGTGGTCGTCCTGTGAGCGTAGTCGTTGATCAGCAGCCGCATCCCGTTGCCGCCGTGGATCAGCGCGAGCACCAGCATCAGGAAGTCCGCGACCTGCCAGTACCAGGCCGCCCACTTGCCGGCGACGAAGGCGAAGTCGATCTGGCTGACGCCCTCGCCGAGCACCAGGTTGACGATGAGGTGCGTGAAGATCAGCAGCATCAGGATCGCGCCGGAGATGCGCATGAACATCCACGACCACCGCTCAGCGTTGTGGCGCATGCGACCGGTGCGGATCCGCTCGTGAGGGGCGGAGAGCTGGGGGGCGGTCATCATGCACCTCCGAAGACGCTCATGAGGTGGCGCGGCAGGAATCCTGCCATCAGCACGACGAAGATGATCCAGACCGCCCACGCGAGCTTCTTCTGATGGCGCAGGGCCCACGTGGAGTTGTCCACCGCGATGATGCGCAGCCCGTTGAAGGCGTGCAGGACGATCGCGGCGACGAGCCCCGCCTCGACAAGCCCGTACAGCGGGGTCTTGTAGCTTCCGATCACCTCGTTGTACGCCTCCGGCGACACCCTCACGAGCGCCGTGTCGGTCACGTGGATGAGCAGGAAGAAGAAGATGGCCACGCCGGTGGATCTGTGGATGAGCCACATCCACATGCCTTCGTGACCGCGGTAGAGCGTCGGTGCGGGGGACACTGCCATCCCTTCGTCGTTGATGGATGAACTGATTTTCATCCTAGTCTGGGACCTGTGACCCAAGCGACACCCCGATCACGCGCCATCGACGACCTCGTGGCCATCGTTCCTGCGGGAGGCGTCGGCTCGCGCCTGTGGCCTCTGTCGCAGCCTCATCGGCCCAAGTTCCTCCTGGACCTGCTCGGCACGGGGAGCACCCTGATCCAGGACACGGTGACGCGGCTTTCGGAGCTCACCGACGAGGTCTACATCGTCACCGGCGCCAGGCACGCCGACGCGGTCGCGGAGCAGGTGCCGACGGTGCCCGCGGAGCGGCTCATCGCTGAGCCGAGCCCACGCGACTCGATGGCGGCCATCGCGCTCGCCGCGGCGGTCGTCGAGCACCGCCGCGGTCCGTCCGTGGTCGGCTCCTTCGCTGCCGACCACGTCATCACCGAGGCCGAGGCGTTCGCCGAGGCCGTCGCGACCGCGGTCGAGGCCGCGCGCACGGGCATGATCGTCACCATCGGCATCGAGCCGACCGAGCCGTCGAGCGCGTTCGGCTACATCCGCCAGGGCGAGCCGCTCGCCGGTGTGGAGGGGGCGCTTCAGGTGGTCGCCTTCACCGAGAAGCCCGACGCTGAGACCGCCCAGACCATGCTCGCGGACGGCGGCTACGTGTGGAACGCCGGCATGTTCGTGGTGCGCACCGACGTGCTGCTGGGGCACCTGGAACGGCTCCAGCCCGCGATCGCCGCGGGGGCGCGCGCGCTCGCGGCCGCATGGGACGGTCCCGACCGTGCGGAGGCGCTCGAGCGGATCTGGCCCACGCTGACGCGGATCGCGATCGACCACGCCATCGCCGAGCCGGTGGCGCTCGAGGGCGGCGTGGCGGTGGTTCCCGCGTCGCTCGGCTGGCACGACATCGGCGACTACGACTCGCTCGCCTCGATGCTCACGCCCTCGGACGACGGCGTCATCGCGATCGGGTGCGCGGCTCCCGTCGGCCTGGTGAGGTCGACAGGCGCGCTCGTGGTCGGGGGGACCAGGCCCGTCGCGATCGTGGGGCTGGACGACGCGGTGGTCGTGGAGACGGACGAGGCCCTGCTCGTCACCACCAGGCAGGCGGCGCAGGCCGTCAAGGATGCGGGCGCGGCCGTCGCACGCGACTGATCTGCGTCCCGGTGCCGGATCGTGACCGATTCGTTGCACAAGGCGCTCTTCCTGGCAGGTTCCTGAAACAATTCGCGCGTAGGGTGTTTGGCGACGCTCAGCCTGGCGTCACTCTGGCCAGACACAGTGAGGAACCACCACTCATGAAGAACACCCTGCGCTTCGGCGCGGTCGCCGCGGTTGGCGCTCTTGCGCTCGTGGCCTGCTCGTCGGCTCCCGAGGAGACCGGCGCGACCGCCTCCGATTCCGCCGCTGCCACCGCCTCGTACAAGGCGTGCATGGTCTCCGACGCCGGCGGCTTCGACGACGCCTCGTTCAACCAGGCCGGTTACGAGGGACTGCAGACCGTCGCCGCCGACCTCGGCATCCAGTACAACTCGGCGCAGTCGACCTCGGACGCCGACTACGCGCCCAACATCGCCGCGATGATCGCCGACGGCTGCGACCTCACCATCACCGTGGGCTTCCTGCTTGCCGACGCGACGGCTGAGGCCGCCGCCGCGAACCCCGACTCGGACTTCGCGATCATCGACAACACGTACGAGACCCCGATCGACAACGTGAAGCCGCTGACCTTCGAGACGGACGAGGCTGCGTTCCTCGCGGGCTACGGCGCCGCAGCCGCCACCAAGACCGGCATCGTCGCCACCTTCGGCGGCATGCAGATCCCGACCGTCACCATCTTCATGGACGGCTTCCTGGACGGCGTGAACTACTACAACGAGCAGAAGGGCACCAGCGTCAAGGTCCTGGGCTGGGACGGCACGAACGGCTCGTTCGCCGACAGCTTCGACGACACGACCAAGGGCCAGTCGCTCTCGCAGGGCTTCATCGACCAGGGTGCGGACATCATCATGCCCGTCGCCGGTCCGGTGGGTCAGGGCACCCTCGCCGCAGCGAAGGCCGCAGGTGCGCCCGGCAACATCTGGGTCATCGGCGTCGACTCCGACTGGACGCTTACGCAGGGCGCCGTGGACCCCGACTACCCCAGCTACGTCCTGACCTCGGTCATGAAGCAGATGGGACCGGCCGTGTACCAGGTCGTCTCCGAGGCCGCGGCTGGCAACTACTCCGCTGACCCGTACGTCGGCACGCTCGAGAACGACGGCGTCGGCCTCCCGGGCTGGGCCGCGGGCACGCTCGACGACGCCACCCTGGCCGAGATCGACACGATCAAGGCAGGCATCATCGACGGCTCCATCGCGCCGTAACAAACCCTGTCGGACCAGGTCCGACGCGAGGGGCGCGCTGCTTGGACGCGGCGCGCCCCTCGTGCTTGACTGACCCTGTGCGCGGCCCCGGCGCGGGGCGTGCGCGGGACACCTTCGAAAGGCAGTGACGAGTGAGACTCGAACTGAAGGGGATCACCAAGCGCTTCGGCACCTTCACCGCGAACGACGCCATCGACCTGGTCGTCGAGTCCGGGACGGTGCATGCGCTCCTTGGAGAGAACGGCGCCGGCAAGTCGACGCTGATGAATGTGCTGTTCGGGCTCTACGACGCGGACGAGGGGCAGATCCTGCTCGACGGCGCGCCCGCGGACTTCGACGGCCCTGGCGATGCGATGGCCGCAGGCATCGGCATGGTGCACCAGCACTTCATGCTCGTGCCGCCCTTCAGCGTCGCTGAGAACGTCATGCTCGGCCACGAGCAGGTGACCGGGCCTGCGAAGCTGCTCGACATCGACGCGGCCAGGGCCAAGGTCAAGGAGATCTCCGACCGTTTCAAGTTCGACGTGGACCCTGACGCGATCATCGAGGATCTGCCCGTCGGAGCCCAGCAGCGGGTCGAGATCATCAAGGCGCTGTCGCGCGACGCGAAGGTCCTGATCCTCGACGAGCCCACCGCCGTGCTCACCCCGCAGGAGACGGACGAGCTCCTCGCGATCGTCAAGGACCTGCGCGACTCCGGCACCGCCGTGGTGCTGATCACCCACAAGCTCCGCGAGGTCCAGGCCGTCGCCGACACCATCACCGTCATCCGCCGCGGCAAGGTCGTCGGCACGGCCGCGCCCACAGCCTCGCAGGAGGAGCTCGCGTCCCTGATGGTCGGCCGCGATGTCTCCATGACCGTGGACAAGACGCCGGCCAAGCCTGGCAAGGTCGTGCTGCGCGTCGACGACATGTCGGTCGTCGACCCTGAGGGCATCGCACGTCTCAAGCACGTGTCCTTCGACGTGCGCGCGGGAGAGATCCTCGCGATCGCCGGAGTCCAGGGCAACGGCCAGACCGAGCTCACCGAGGCTCTGCTCGGCGTCATCCCCACCACGAGCGGCATCGCGCTGCTCGACAACGAGATCATCACCGGCATGTCGATCAAGGACGTGCTGATGTCCGGCATGGGCTTCGTCCCTGAGGACCGGACCGAGGACGGGCTCGTCGCGGACTTCACCATCGCGAACAACCTGATCCTCGACCTGCACGACAAGGAGCCTTACTCGAAGGGCCTCGCCCTGCGGCCCAAGGTCATCGAGGAGCAGGCGGTCAGGCACGTCGAGCAGTTCGACATCCGCACCACCTCGGTGGAGGCGACCGCAGGATCGCTCTCGGGCGGCAATCAGCAGAAGGTGGTGCTCGCACGCGAGCTGTCACGGTCGCTGAAGCTGCTCATCGCGTCCCAGCCGACACGTGGACTCGACGTCGGCTCGATCGAGTTCGTCCACAAGCGCATCATCGCCGAGCGCGATGCGGGCGCGGCCGTCATCATCGTCAGCTCTGAGCTTGACGAGGTCCTGGCCCTCGCCGACCGCATCGCGGTCATGTATCACGGTCAGATCGTGGGCATCGTGCCCCCCGACACGGATCGCGACACCCTCGGCCTCATGATGGCCGGAGCCCACACGGAGGAGGCGGCGTGAGCGCCGAGGCAGTGCAGAAGGGCGACGGCGCCCCCACCGAGGAGGGCCGCGACTGGCGCGGCCTGCTGCGCGAGATCACGGAGAGCTCGTGGCTCGTCGTGCTGCTCGCGGTCGTCGCGTCGCTCGTGATCGGCGCGATCCTCATCATCTTCGCGGACCCCGACGTCGACGCGGCGGCCAAGTACTTCTTCGCCCGTCCCATGGACACCATCAGCGCCGCGTGGAACGCGGTCTTCAGCGCCTATGACGCCATGTTCCGTGGCTCGGTGTGGAACTACACCGCGGACTCGTTCTCCCAGCAGCTGAGGCCGTTGACCGAGACCCTCACGATCGCGACGCCCCTGATCTTCGCGGGCCTCGGCCTCGGCATGGGCTTCCGTGCGGGCCTGTTCAACATCGGTGCGCAGGGGCAGATCATCATGGGCGCCATGCTCGGCGGCTGGGTCGGGTTCGCGTGGCATCTGCCCGCCGGCCTGCACCTGCTCGTCGCGGTGCTCGCCACGATCCTCGGCGGCGCGCTCTGGGGCTTCATCCCCGGTCTCCTGAAGGCCAAGACAGGCGCGCACGAGGTGATCGTGACGATCATGCTCAACTACGTCGCCGCGAACCTGCTGGCGTACGCGCTCAGCACCGACGCCTTCCAGCGTCCCGGGTCCGACAACCCGCAGTCGCCGATCATCGACACGACAGCGCAGTACCCGCTGATCCTCGGCTCCAGCTACCGCCTGCACCTCGGCTTCCTGCTGGCGATCGCCGCCGCATTCGGGGTCTGGTGGCTCATGGAGCGCTCCACCTGGGGCTTCCGCTTCCGCGCAGTCGGTGCGAACCCGCGAGCGGCACGCACCGCAGGCATGAACGTGTCGTTCGGCATCATCGCGGTGATGACGATCGCGGGTGCGCTCGCAGGCCTCGCCGGCTCCGCGCAGATCCTCGGCACCGAGAAGACCCTCACCGCAGGCATCGCCGGCTCCTTCGGGTTCGACGCGATCACGGTGGCGCTGCTCGGCCGCTCGCGTCCCTTCGGCACCGTCCTCGCGGGTCTCCTGTTCGGCGCCTTCCGTGCGTCAGGTCCCACGCTGCAGGTCGCGGCGGGGCTGCCCGTCGACATCGTGCTGATCCTCCAGTCGCTGATCGTCCTGTTCATCGCGGCGCCGCCGCTGGTGCGGTTCCTGTTCCGACTCCCCACCCCCACGAACGAGAAGGTGGTGACGGCGTGACCGCAACACTTGAGACCCCGCAGACCCGGCAGCCCGAGCCGGAGATCGAGGCGGCGCCCAGCTGGCGCATGCCGATCGGTCTGGGCGTCGTCGGGCTGATCGCGTTCATCATCTTCGGGCTCGGCACGCCGGGCGGCACCTCCACGACCTTCGTGGTCTCGCGCACGCAGGACGCGATCCAGATCCCGTCGTGGACCCTGCCCGCGCAGCCGTTCGCCATCCTCTTCACCATCTGCGCCCTGCTGCTCGCAGGCGTGTCCGCATGGGGTGTCGCCACGCGACGCAAGCTCGGCACCTGGCTGCCGATCCTGTACGGCCTGGCTGTCATCGCCGCGGTCCTCGTATGGGCCGGCGCGGGGAAGTCCAGCACCTCGATCCAGGTGACGGGCCTGCTCATCGGGGCTCTGGTCCTCGCGACGCCGCTCGTGTTCGGCGCGCTCGCCGGCGTGGTCTGCGAGCGCTCCGGCATCGTGAACATCGCCATCGAGGGCCAGCTGCTCGCGGGGGCGTTCATGGCGGCGCTCGTCGCCGGAGCCGCGACCTCCATGACCGGCTCGGCGACCGTCGGCGCGTATGCGGGCCTGATCGCCGCGCCCGTCGCGGGTGCGTTCCTCGGCGTGCTGCTGAGCCTGTTCGCGGTCCGGTACTGGGTGGACCAGATCGTCGTCGGCGTGGTCCTCAACGTGCTCGCCGTCGGCCTCACGAACTTCTTCTACGGCACCGTCATGAAGACGAACCCGGACCTCAACCGAGCCATCGGCCTTCCCGACCTGCCGATCCCGCTGCTGTCCGACATCCCCGTCGTCGGCCCGGTCCTGTTCGACCAGAACCTGCTCGTGTACCTCATGTACGGGCTCGTCGTCGTGCTCAACGTCATGCTGTTCAAGTCCCGCTGGGGCCTTCGCGTGCGGGCGGTCGGCGAGCACCCCAAGGCCGCCGACACCGTCGGCATCAAGGTCAACCGGACCCGCGTGCGCAACACGATCCTCGGCGGCGCGATCGCCGGTCTGGGCGGCGCGTTCTTCACGGTCGCCTCCGGTCTCGCGTTCAACAAGGAGATGACGGGTGGCAAGGGCTACATCGCGCTCGCCGCGATGATCCTGGGCCGGTGGAGCCCCAAGGGTGCGCTCGCCGCGGCGGTGCTCTTCGGATTCGCCGACTCGCTGCGCGAGCAGTTCGGGATCATCGGCACGTCGATCCCCTCCCAGTTCCTGGCGATGCTGCCGTACCTCGCGACGATCTTCGCCGTCGCCGGGCTCGTGGGCCACGTGCGCCCGCCGGCCGCCGAGAACATCCCCTACAAGAAGTAGAGCTCATGCCTGACATCGATTGGGAGGCGCTTCGCGAGGCAGCGCGCGACGCGTCCACCCGGGCCTACGTGCCGTACTCGAAGTACCCGGTCGGCGCCGCCGCGCTGACCGACACCGGCAACATCGTGACCGGCGCGAACGTCGAGAACGCCAGCTACGGGCTGACCCTGTGCGCCGAGTGCGCGCTCGTGTCCAAGCTGCACACCGACGCGCTCGGCAAGCGCCTCGTCGCGTTCGCCTGCGTGGATGCGGCTGGCTCGGTGCTGCAGCCGTGCGGCCGATGCCGCCAGCTGCTGTACGAGTTCGGCGGCGAGACCCTGCTCATCGACGGCCCCGAGGGCACGCTCACGATGACCGACATCCTTCCCTGGGCCTTCGGCCCGCAGCACCTCGAGGAGACCTGATCCCATGGCCGAGCGCCACGACGCCGTCGACGTCATCATCACCAAGCGTGACGGCGGCACCCTGACCGACGACCAGATCGACTGGGTCGTCGACGCCTACACGAGGGGAGTCGTCGCCGACGAGCAGATGAGCTCCCTCGCGATGGCGATCCTCCAACGAGGCATGACCCGTGCCGAGATCGCTCGCTGGACCCAGGCGATGATCAACACCGGTGAACGGCTCGACTTCTCGTCGCTGAGCCGCCCCACAGCCGACAAGCACTCCACCGGCGGCGTGGGCGACAAGATCACGCTCCCGCTCGCCCCGCTCGTCGCCGCCTGCGGCGTCGCGGTGCCGCAGCTGTCGGGCCGCGGCCTCGGCCACACCGGAGGCACCCTCGACAAGCTCGAGTCGATCCCCGGCTGGAACGCCGCGATGTCGAACGAGCAGATGCTCCAGCAGCTCGAGAGCGTGGGCGCCGTGATCTGCGCAGCCGGCTCGGGGCTGGCCCCCGCCGACAAGAAGCTCTACGCGTTGCGGGACGTCACCGGCACCGTCGAGGCGATCCCCCTGATCGCGACGTCCATCATGTCCAAGAAGATCGCCGAGGGCACGGGCGTGCTCGTGCTCGACGTGAAGGTCGGATCCGGCGCCTTCATGAAGGACATCGACTCGGCACGCGAGCTCGCACGCACCATGGTGGATCTCGGGACCGACGCGGGCGTGCGCACGTCCGCGCTGCTCACGGACATGAGCACGCCGCTCGGACGCGGCATCGGGAACGCGCTCGAGGTCGAGGAGTCGCTCGAGGTGCTCGCCGGTGGCGGTCCCGCCGACGTCGTCGAGCTCACGGTCGCGCTCGCGCGCGAGATGCTCGCGGGCGCGGGCGTCACCGACGTGGACCCGGCGGACGCGCTCAAGGACGGTCGCGCCATGGACGCCTGGAACGCGATGATCCGTGCGCAGGGCGGAGACCCCACTGCACCGCTCGCCCAGGCGGAGCACGTGCATGAGATCCGCGCCGACCGCGACGGTGTCATCACCAGGATGGACGCGCTGGGAGTCGGCGTCGCCGCGTGGCGGCTCGGCGCCGGCCGTGCTCGCAAGGAGGACCCTGTCCAGGCCGGCGCAGGACTGTACCTGCACCGGACGCTGGGCGAGCCCGTCAAGGCCGGCGACGTGATCGCGACCCTGCACACCGACACCGAGGACCGCATGCCGCGTGGCATGCAGGCGCTCCAGGAGGCATGCGGCGGTGAGGGCGCGATCGAGATCGGCGACTCCGCCCCCGACCGTGTGATCGTGATGGACCGGATCGGCACCGCCACCCACTGATGGGCTGGACGCTGACGTCGGTCGTCGCCCGGACGCTTCGGCCGTTCGGGTGGGGCCGACGCTGGCTCGCCCAGCCCGCCGTCGAGCACGCTCAGCACCTTGCGGAGGCCGGCGCGCGTGAACGCGACGCGGCCGCGCGCGCCTGGGAGCGCCGGCTCGAAGGCTCCTCGCTCGCCGACCGTCGGGCGCTCGAGACCGCGCACGCCGAGCTCGACGCCGACAGCGACGTGATCCGGCGTGCCGGGGCGGCAGGTGCGCCCGTGGACTCGATCGCGGCGCTCGCCTCAGGGTGGCGGCGGCTCAACGATGACGCGAAGGCGGCGGCGCGCGATCCCTTCGCCGCGACGGTGGGGGTGCGGCGCGAAGGCCCCGTGGCGTTCGGCGTCGTCACGGCGCGGCAGGTGGATCAGACCACGTGCGGTGCCGCGGTCCTCGGCCTGATGCATGCGGCGACGGACCCCTTCGTCGCCATCTGGGTGGTGACCGGGCGGCTCTTCGCGGGCTACACGCCGGAGGCGGTCGCGGCTGCGATCATCGCCGGAGGAGCGGCCGCGGATGGGATCGAGGGCCGGTGGACGGCCGTGCAGCGTGGCCAGCACGCCGCGACCACGCGTCGCGCGCTCGGGCCGTTCGGCTGGCCACGGTCGCTGGGCACACCCCCGTGGAGGCTCGCGGACCTGACCCGGCCCTACGGCGTCAGGTATCGCTCGGCCGTGCTCGACGACCGGTCACAGGGCGCGGTACAGGCGATGGTGGCTCACGCGTCGGCCGCGCTCGCCGACGGACTGCTGGTGCCGCTGTACTCGGCCGGCGACTCGGACCTGGGGATCGACACGGTGGTGCCGCGGCATGTCGTCCTGCTCGTCGCAGCGACGGACGACGGGTTCCTTGCCTACGAGCCTGGCAGGGGCGCGCTCGTCGCGCTCGGGGCGGAGGCGTTCCGCGGGCCGGGACCGCGTCGTGCCGGCCTGGGCAACTGGAGCCGCGTCGCGTGGGTCGTCCTGCCGTCGCCCGCCGACGGACACTAGCCTGAGGTCATGACGCTCACCTCCCAAGAGATCCGTGCCCTCCCCAAGGTCGTGCTCCACGATCACCTCGACGGCGGGCTCCGACCCGAGACCCTGATCGAGCTCGCGGGCGAGATCGGCTACGAGCTTCCCTACGCGGACCCGGAGATGCTCGCCAAGCACTTCGTGGCGAACGCCAACTCGGGCTCGCTCGTCAAGTACCTCGAGGCGTTCACGCACACCATGGCGGTGATGCAGACCGCCGAGAACCTCACCCGGATCGCTCGTGAGGCCGTCCTCGATCACGCGCGCGACGGCGTCGTGTACGTGGAGCTCCGCTACGCGCCAGAGCAGCACTGCGAGCAGGGCCTGATCATGCAGCAGGTCGTGGACGCGGTCCAGGCGGGCCTCGAGGAGGGCGTGTCGGACGCGCTCGAGGAGGGGTACACGATCCGCGCGGCCGCCCTGCTGTGCGCGATGCGCCAGGCGGACCGTTCGCTCGAGGTCGCGGAGCTGGCGCTCGCGAACTGGGGCACCGGCTGCGTGGGCTTCGACATCGCGGGTCCCGAGCTCGGGTTCCCGCCCGCGAAGCACGCTCCCGCCTTCTCACTGCTGCGCGACGCGCTGTTCCCGGTGACGATCCATGCAGGCGAGGCCGACGGGCTCGGATCGCTGTCGCAGGCGCTTGGCATGGGAGCCGCTCGACGCATCGGCCATGGGGCGCGCATCACCGAGGACATCACGGACTTCGGCACCGAGCTGCCGGTGTTCGGGCACATCGCGCAGTACGTGCTCGATCAACAGATCGTGCTGGAGATGTGCCCCACGTCCAACGTGCACACGGGGACGGCCCCGTCGATCGCGGAGCACCCCATCCACGAGCTGCGTGATCTGGGCTTCGCGGTGACCGTCAACACGGATGACAAACTGATGTCGGGTGTGGACATGGTGAGCGAGTTCCAGGAGCTGGTGGACGTCGGCTGGTCCAAGACCGACCTCTTCGAGGTCACGCTCGCCGCCGCGTGGGGCGCTTTCCTGCCCTATGACGAGCGAGCCGATCTGGCGGATCTGATCGTCGAAGCCTACGGGATGGACGAGTAGCGGCACCCTGCGCCGCACTAGGCTGGGCCCATGACTCTTTCCCGCTCCGAGCTCGCGAAGCACGTCGATCACACCCTCCTCAAGCCGGAGGCCACGCCCGCTGATGTCGCGGCGCTCGTCGCGGAGGGCGCCGCGCTCGGCGTGTTCTCCGTATGCGTGTCCCCGTCGATGCTCCCGATCGCGACGCCCACCGGGCTTGCGGTCGCGACCGTGTGCGGCTTCCCGTCGGGCAAGCACCACTCGTCCGTGAAGGCGGCCGAGGCGGCGCTCAGCATCGAGCAGGGCGCCGACGAGGTGGACATGGTGATCGACATCGCGGCCGCCAACGAGGGTCGGTTCGAGGATGTGCAGGCTGACGTGGCCGCTGTGCGGGCGGCGGTGCCTGCCGGGAAGATCCTCAAGGTCATCATCGAGTCGGCGGCGCTGACCGATGACGCGATCGTGGGCGCGTGCCGCGCGTCGGAGGCTGCGGGCGCGGACTTCGTGAAGACGTCCACCGGATTCCACCCGGCGGGTGGAGCCTCGGTCCACGCGGTCGCTCTCATGGCGAAGACCGTCGGCGGACGCCTGGGGGTCAAGGCCTCCGGCGGGATCCGCACGGCGGCTGACGCGCTCGCCATGATCGAGGCGGGCGCGACCCGACTGGGGCTGTCGGGCACCGCCGCAGTGCTCGACGGCTTGGACGGTGCCGTCACCGAGACCCCGGGCGACGGCGGGTACTGACCGGACGCTCCAGGCATGCGACCATGATCCGGTGAAGGTTCCTCGGCTCGACGAGCTCGTGCTGATGCGGCGCGTGCGCGATCGCATCGACCGGGAGCATGCGCTGCCGCTCGACGTCGAGGCGCTCGCCCGCGGCGTCCACATGTCGTCGGGGCATCTGAGCAGGCGGTTCAAGGCCGCCTTCGGGGAGGCCCCTTACTCGTACCTGATGACCCGTCGGGTGGAGCGTGCGATGGCGTTGCTGCGCCGGGGCGACACGTCAGTGACGGAGGCGTGCTTCACCGTCGGCTTCTCCTCGCTCGGCACGTTCTCCACACGTTTCGCGGAGCTGGTCGGCATGCCCCCGTCCGACTACAGGGATCGGGCCGCGACGCATCCGCTCGACCTCCCCACGTGCGTCGTCAAGGTCGCCTCGCGGCCGGTCAGGAATCGAGAAGCGCCCCCGCTCGGCCCCGCGTAGCGTGGGCAGCATGAACCTCACGATCCAGCACACGTTCGTCCCTCACACCGACCCGGAGGCGTCGCTCGCGTTCTACCGGGA
This genomic window contains:
- a CDS encoding ABC transporter permease, with the protein product MSAEAVQKGDGAPTEEGRDWRGLLREITESSWLVVLLAVVASLVIGAILIIFADPDVDAAAKYFFARPMDTISAAWNAVFSAYDAMFRGSVWNYTADSFSQQLRPLTETLTIATPLIFAGLGLGMGFRAGLFNIGAQGQIIMGAMLGGWVGFAWHLPAGLHLLVAVLATILGGALWGFIPGLLKAKTGAHEVIVTIMLNYVAANLLAYALSTDAFQRPGSDNPQSPIIDTTAQYPLILGSSYRLHLGFLLAIAAAFGVWWLMERSTWGFRFRAVGANPRAARTAGMNVSFGIIAVMTIAGALAGLAGSAQILGTEKTLTAGIAGSFGFDAITVALLGRSRPFGTVLAGLLFGAFRASGPTLQVAAGLPVDIVLILQSLIVLFIAAPPLVRFLFRLPTPTNEKVVTA
- a CDS encoding ABC transporter ATP-binding protein, which translates into the protein MRLELKGITKRFGTFTANDAIDLVVESGTVHALLGENGAGKSTLMNVLFGLYDADEGQILLDGAPADFDGPGDAMAAGIGMVHQHFMLVPPFSVAENVMLGHEQVTGPAKLLDIDAARAKVKEISDRFKFDVDPDAIIEDLPVGAQQRVEIIKALSRDAKVLILDEPTAVLTPQETDELLAIVKDLRDSGTAVVLITHKLREVQAVADTITVIRRGKVVGTAAPTASQEELASLMVGRDVSMTVDKTPAKPGKVVLRVDDMSVVDPEGIARLKHVSFDVRAGEILAIAGVQGNGQTELTEALLGVIPTTSGIALLDNEIITGMSIKDVLMSGMGFVPEDRTEDGLVADFTIANNLILDLHDKEPYSKGLALRPKVIEEQAVRHVEQFDIRTTSVEATAGSLSGGNQQKVVLARELSRSLKLLIASQPTRGLDVGSIEFVHKRIIAERDAGAAVIIVSSELDEVLALADRIAVMYHGQIVGIVPPDTDRDTLGLMMAGAHTEEAA
- a CDS encoding ABC transporter permease, yielding MTATLETPQTRQPEPEIEAAPSWRMPIGLGVVGLIAFIIFGLGTPGGTSTTFVVSRTQDAIQIPSWTLPAQPFAILFTICALLLAGVSAWGVATRRKLGTWLPILYGLAVIAAVLVWAGAGKSSTSIQVTGLLIGALVLATPLVFGALAGVVCERSGIVNIAIEGQLLAGAFMAALVAGAATSMTGSATVGAYAGLIAAPVAGAFLGVLLSLFAVRYWVDQIVVGVVLNVLAVGLTNFFYGTVMKTNPDLNRAIGLPDLPIPLLSDIPVVGPVLFDQNLLVYLMYGLVVVLNVMLFKSRWGLRVRAVGEHPKAADTVGIKVNRTRVRNTILGGAIAGLGGAFFTVASGLAFNKEMTGGKGYIALAAMILGRWSPKGALAAAVLFGFADSLREQFGIIGTSIPSQFLAMLPYLATIFAVAGLVGHVRPPAAENIPYKK
- a CDS encoding mannose-1-phosphate guanylyltransferase yields the protein MTQATPRSRAIDDLVAIVPAGGVGSRLWPLSQPHRPKFLLDLLGTGSTLIQDTVTRLSELTDEVYIVTGARHADAVAEQVPTVPAERLIAEPSPRDSMAAIALAAAVVEHRRGPSVVGSFAADHVITEAEAFAEAVATAVEAARTGMIVTIGIEPTEPSSAFGYIRQGEPLAGVEGALQVVAFTEKPDAETAQTMLADGGYVWNAGMFVVRTDVLLGHLERLQPAIAAGARALAAAWDGPDRAEALERIWPTLTRIAIDHAIAEPVALEGGVAVVPASLGWHDIGDYDSLASMLTPSDDGVIAIGCAAPVGLVRSTGALVVGGTRPVAIVGLDDAVVVETDEALLVTTRQAAQAVKDAGAAVARD
- a CDS encoding succinate dehydrogenase hydrophobic membrane anchor subunit, with amino-acid sequence MMTAPQLSAPHERIRTGRMRHNAERWSWMFMRISGAILMLLIFTHLIVNLVLGEGVSQIDFAFVAGKWAAWYWQVADFLMLVLALIHGGNGMRLLINDYAHRTTTRKVLHSVLGVAVVAVIVLGSLVIWTFDPCPVDADPSLLPGFCASVAG
- the sdhC gene encoding succinate dehydrogenase, cytochrome b556 subunit translates to MAVSPAPTLYRGHEGMWMWLIHRSTGVAIFFFLLIHVTDTALVRVSPEAYNEVIGSYKTPLYGLVEAGLVAAIVLHAFNGLRIIAVDNSTWALRHQKKLAWAVWIIFVVLMAGFLPRHLMSVFGGA
- a CDS encoding BMP family lipoprotein; translated protein: MKNTLRFGAVAAVGALALVACSSAPEETGATASDSAAATASYKACMVSDAGGFDDASFNQAGYEGLQTVAADLGIQYNSAQSTSDADYAPNIAAMIADGCDLTITVGFLLADATAEAAAANPDSDFAIIDNTYETPIDNVKPLTFETDEAAFLAGYGAAAATKTGIVATFGGMQIPTVTIFMDGFLDGVNYYNEQKGTSVKVLGWDGTNGSFADSFDDTTKGQSLSQGFIDQGADIIMPVAGPVGQGTLAAAKAAGAPGNIWVIGVDSDWTLTQGAVDPDYPSYVLTSVMKQMGPAVYQVVSEAAAGNYSADPYVGTLENDGVGLPGWAAGTLDDATLAEIDTIKAGIIDGSIAP